The Gordonia sp. KTR9 genome contains a region encoding:
- a CDS encoding AMP-binding protein, with product MIRTPVSCSLLSAAHDSHGALPAVHTGDAVIDYERFYESVEWMAEQLASCGVTPGSRVGLAIHTGWEFILAWHSLLEVDAVTVPIVLDPRRAPAGSDDIGFVFAHIDQCVEVEDLVEAVAHQSRSRAMYRVADDFVLAALGGPDPVRGEGGLLADLDAGSLDTARQLVAEAEWVAEHDGLHRGARVGLEGDLGTRETMVRILACASAGACVAVDAPFGVPDWGAPAAR from the coding sequence GTGATTCGGACACCGGTATCGTGTTCACTGCTGAGCGCAGCCCACGACTCCCACGGTGCGCTGCCCGCGGTGCACACCGGTGATGCCGTCATCGACTACGAACGGTTCTATGAGTCCGTGGAGTGGATGGCCGAGCAGCTGGCCTCCTGCGGGGTCACCCCGGGGAGCCGGGTGGGTCTCGCGATCCACACGGGCTGGGAGTTCATCCTCGCCTGGCATTCACTTCTCGAGGTCGACGCCGTGACCGTGCCGATCGTCCTCGACCCACGCCGCGCACCGGCCGGATCGGACGACATCGGCTTCGTGTTCGCCCACATCGACCAGTGCGTCGAGGTCGAGGACCTCGTCGAAGCCGTTGCGCACCAGAGTCGCTCCCGCGCGATGTACCGGGTTGCCGACGACTTCGTACTCGCCGCTCTCGGCGGACCCGATCCGGTGCGTGGGGAGGGTGGCCTGCTCGCCGACCTCGACGCGGGGTCTCTCGACACTGCGCGCCAACTCGTCGCCGAGGCGGAATGGGTGGCCGAGCACGACGGATTGCATCGTGGTGCACGTGTCGGACTCGAAGGGGATCTCGGCACCCGCGAGACCATGGTCCGCATCCTCGCCTGTGCGTCGGCCGGCGCGTGCGTTGCGGTCGATGCCCCGTTCGGGGTGCCCGACTGGGGAGCCCCGGCCGCTCGGTGA
- a CDS encoding nucleoside deaminase, producing the protein MSAPPWESMVRAALDAATLSGTDDVPIGAVVFDPEGIELARAANRREADGDPTAHAEVLALRAAARAFGDGWRLPGCTIAVTVEPCTMCAGAITLSRVDAVVFGAWEPKTGAVGSLWDVVRDPRLSHRPQVKGGVLEDECRALMVDFFATRRHP; encoded by the coding sequence ATGAGTGCGCCCCCCTGGGAATCCATGGTCCGTGCCGCACTCGATGCGGCGACGCTGTCGGGGACCGACGACGTACCCATCGGTGCGGTCGTCTTCGACCCGGAGGGCATCGAATTGGCCCGCGCGGCGAACCGCCGGGAGGCCGATGGCGATCCGACGGCACACGCCGAGGTCCTCGCGCTGCGTGCGGCGGCGCGGGCGTTCGGTGACGGCTGGCGGCTCCCGGGGTGCACGATCGCGGTGACCGTCGAACCCTGCACCATGTGTGCGGGCGCGATCACGCTGTCCCGGGTCGACGCCGTCGTGTTCGGAGCGTGGGAGCCCAAGACGGGTGCGGTCGGCTCATTGTGGGACGTCGTGCGCGATCCACGGCTGTCGCATCGCCCCCAGGTGAAGGGCGGCGTCCTCGAAGACGAGTGCCGCGCGCTCATGGTCGACTTCTTCGCCACCCGCCGACACCCGTGA
- a CDS encoding tRNA adenosine deaminase-associated protein has translation MAGAGFGKSGSNAQDVDDDIDGFAVAVVRDESGWKVTAMKPSALSDLEDAETQLRELRSAGAVFGLLDVDDEFFIIVRPSPTGARLLISDATASVDYDIAVDALDALNVEVPDIDPDELDQIDPWEEGDLGLLADLGLPDAVMSVIVGDTDLYADEQLGMIAARLGFADELGKVLDSLGH, from the coding sequence ATGGCCGGTGCCGGATTTGGGAAGTCGGGGTCGAACGCGCAGGACGTGGACGACGACATCGACGGTTTTGCCGTGGCGGTCGTACGCGACGAGAGTGGCTGGAAGGTCACCGCGATGAAGCCGTCTGCGCTCTCCGACCTCGAGGACGCCGAAACCCAATTGCGTGAGCTGCGTTCCGCGGGCGCGGTGTTCGGGCTCCTCGATGTCGACGACGAGTTCTTCATCATCGTGCGGCCGTCCCCGACGGGAGCGCGTCTCCTGATCTCCGACGCGACCGCCTCCGTCGACTACGACATCGCGGTCGACGCGCTGGACGCCCTGAACGTCGAGGTGCCCGACATCGATCCGGACGAACTCGACCAGATCGATCCGTGGGAAGAAGGGGATCTCGGGTTGCTCGCCGACCTGGGACTGCCCGACGCGGTCATGAGCGTCATCGTCGGCGACACCGATCTCTACGCCGACGAGCAACTCGGCATGATCGCCGCACGGCTCGGCTTCGCCGACGAGCTGGGCAAGGTCCTCGATTCGCTCGGCCACTGA
- a CDS encoding MspA family porin: MTQRTLRAVGLSALIGGSVTAALLAGAASAGADAFVRLPDGTATGDGIRIVRSEESARVSASMAANGVSRTTWVSGQITLYAPNLKPAKAGPSVGAAGETTLPGSNGTATNGAAATLSTGYIIGCQVNIKGLQGGLSGSLTPTAPSLSGTLTVPLAAGDVTFVVLNTKNIEKAGTYHLVYDDAQIDVQNCGGYAQARAFTTIETTGEVHQKVNLYGKPFSIG, encoded by the coding sequence ATGACACAACGAACCTTGCGGGCCGTCGGACTGTCCGCACTCATCGGCGGATCGGTGACCGCCGCGCTGCTCGCCGGCGCCGCGTCGGCGGGTGCGGACGCATTCGTCCGCCTACCGGACGGCACCGCGACCGGTGACGGCATCCGGATCGTACGGTCCGAGGAGAGCGCACGGGTGTCTGCCTCGATGGCCGCCAACGGCGTGTCCAGGACCACCTGGGTCAGCGGTCAGATCACGCTGTATGCACCGAATCTCAAGCCTGCCAAGGCAGGACCGAGCGTCGGCGCCGCCGGCGAGACGACACTGCCCGGGAGCAACGGCACCGCGACGAACGGCGCCGCCGCCACCCTATCCACCGGTTACATCATCGGATGCCAGGTGAACATCAAGGGCCTCCAAGGCGGTCTGTCCGGATCGCTGACCCCGACCGCACCGTCCCTGTCGGGGACCCTGACCGTTCCGCTGGCTGCAGGCGACGTGACGTTCGTGGTGTTGAACACCAAGAACATCGAGAAGGCCGGCACCTACCACCTCGTCTACGACGACGCGCAGATCGATGTGCAGAACTGCGGCGGATACGCCCAGGCGCGTGCGTTCACCACGATCGAGACGACCGGCGAGGTGCACCAGAAGGTGAACCTCTACGGCAAGCCGTTCTCCATCGGCTGA
- the helR gene encoding RNA polymerase recycling motor ATPase HelR, which produces MSPTTTVVFALPDQLSPKNDPVLIADDTRHFTSITTSLRRTLTDAEERLQGLLREAGGKGRRAVDRDMEIHQLGSRIRSLRRFGLDLCLGRLVRDDGDILYVGRLGLTDSAGETLLVDWRTPLAAPFFAATRRDPMGLVSRRRYRWTHGRITDYWDEVFVDDPAVLASHAALDEQSAFLADLGASRSPRMRDVLGTIATDQDAIIRAGSHGALVVDGGPGTGKTVVALHRAAYLVYADPRLAGNRGGLLVVGPHRPYLSYVADVLPSLGEESVQTCTLTDFVVEGGSATTETDVDVARLKSSVRMVEAVEPAVRFYEQPPTTPLVVETPWAETTLTPTDWADAFDVPEHGTAHNDARDEVWEELVSIIASRHDDDVPHHALRRALAANDELVTAFSRAWPVLDAAEIVGDLWSVPAFLRMCAPWLSPAEVRVLQRATPHAWTDADLPVLDRAHRRIGDPAAPARRRRQRTAMTAEREKIDRVVDDLIAAEVHDDGEGLMAMLRHENLRDNLGDEIVGETAGPLAGPFAHIVVDEAQELTDAQWQMLIDRCPSKSFTVVGDRAQARRGFTESWEERLRRVGLGDVTEAGLTINYRTPEEIMDAAAPVIRAALPDANVPTSVRRSGIPVTFGVRADLDTVIADWTSAHRDGIACVIGEPDFAGTERVRSLTPTLAKGLEFDLVVLVDPDSFGPGTEGAVDRYVSMTRATQQLVILRA; this is translated from the coding sequence GTGAGTCCGACGACCACCGTTGTGTTCGCCCTCCCCGACCAACTGTCCCCGAAGAACGATCCCGTCCTCATCGCCGACGACACCCGACATTTCACCTCGATCACCACGAGTCTGCGGCGCACTCTGACGGACGCCGAGGAACGCCTGCAAGGACTGCTGCGCGAAGCCGGCGGCAAGGGGCGGCGGGCCGTCGACCGCGACATGGAGATCCATCAGCTCGGCTCTCGAATACGATCCCTACGGCGCTTCGGCCTCGACCTGTGCCTGGGCCGGCTGGTCCGCGACGACGGGGACATCCTGTACGTCGGGCGGCTCGGACTGACGGACTCTGCCGGCGAGACCCTGCTCGTCGACTGGCGCACCCCGCTGGCCGCGCCGTTCTTCGCCGCCACCCGTCGAGACCCGATGGGACTGGTGAGCCGACGCCGCTACCGCTGGACGCACGGCCGGATCACCGACTACTGGGACGAGGTCTTCGTCGACGACCCCGCGGTGCTCGCCTCGCACGCCGCGCTCGACGAGCAGTCGGCCTTCCTCGCCGACCTCGGCGCCAGTCGTTCCCCGCGGATGCGAGATGTCCTCGGCACCATCGCCACCGATCAGGACGCGATCATCCGAGCCGGCTCGCACGGCGCCCTCGTCGTCGACGGTGGTCCCGGGACCGGCAAGACCGTCGTCGCGCTGCATCGTGCCGCCTACCTCGTCTACGCCGATCCGCGCCTTGCGGGCAATCGCGGCGGGCTGCTCGTCGTCGGACCCCACCGGCCCTACCTCTCCTATGTCGCCGATGTGCTGCCGAGTCTCGGCGAGGAGAGCGTCCAGACATGCACTCTCACCGATTTCGTCGTCGAAGGTGGTTCGGCGACAACCGAAACCGACGTCGACGTGGCGCGATTGAAGTCATCGGTTCGGATGGTTGAGGCGGTCGAACCGGCGGTGAGATTCTACGAACAACCGCCCACGACGCCCTTGGTGGTCGAGACTCCGTGGGCGGAGACGACTCTGACACCGACCGATTGGGCGGACGCCTTCGACGTGCCGGAACACGGTACAGCGCACAACGATGCCCGCGACGAGGTGTGGGAGGAACTGGTGTCCATCATCGCCTCGCGACACGACGACGACGTGCCCCACCACGCGCTGCGTCGTGCGTTGGCGGCGAACGACGAACTCGTGACGGCATTCTCGCGCGCGTGGCCGGTGCTCGACGCCGCCGAGATCGTCGGTGACCTGTGGTCGGTGCCGGCATTCCTCCGCATGTGCGCGCCGTGGCTGTCCCCCGCCGAGGTACGCGTGCTCCAGCGCGCCACCCCGCACGCCTGGACCGATGCAGACCTGCCGGTCCTCGACCGCGCACATCGGCGAATCGGGGATCCGGCGGCGCCGGCCCGACGTCGCAGGCAGCGCACGGCCATGACGGCCGAGCGCGAGAAGATCGACCGCGTGGTCGACGACCTGATCGCCGCGGAGGTCCACGACGACGGCGAGGGACTGATGGCGATGCTGCGGCACGAGAACCTGCGCGACAACCTCGGGGACGAGATCGTCGGTGAGACCGCCGGGCCGCTGGCCGGGCCGTTCGCGCACATCGTCGTCGACGAGGCCCAGGAACTGACCGACGCCCAGTGGCAGATGCTGATCGATCGCTGTCCGTCGAAGAGTTTCACCGTCGTCGGAGACCGCGCGCAGGCCCGGCGCGGGTTCACCGAATCGTGGGAAGAGCGACTTCGTCGCGTCGGGTTGGGTGACGTCACCGAGGCGGGACTCACGATCAACTACCGGACCCCGGAGGAGATCATGGATGCGGCCGCACCCGTCATCCGCGCGGCGCTTCCCGATGCGAATGTCCCGACTTCGGTTCGGCGGTCGGGCATTCCGGTGACATTCGGCGTTCGCGCCGACCTCGACACGGTGATCGCCGACTGGACGTCGGCACATCGAGACGGGATCGCATGCGTGATCGGCGAACCGGACTTCGCGGGGACCGAGCGCGTGCGGTCGCTGACCCCCACGCTCGCCAAGGGACTCGAATTCGATCTCGTGGTGCTCGTCGATCCGGACTCGTTCGGCCCCGGGACCGAGGGTGCCGTCGACCGCTACGTGTCGATGACACGGGCGACACAGCAGCTGGTGATCCTCCGCGCGTAG
- the hisC gene encoding histidinol-phosphate transaminase → MSLRIRPDLDDLPVYVPGKTFPGAVKLASNEVTEGPLPSVIDAIAAAAAAVNRYPDNGMVELTAALAKSLGVTEDEIQVGCGSVILCQNLILVTSGPGDEVVFGWRSFETYPLATRVAGATPVQVPLTGDLTYDLRAMAEAVTDRTRLIFVCNPNNPTGTVVEAADLRDFLQRVPSDVVVALDEAYFEYLRLPSNQAYDALELRREFPNLVVLRTFSKAYGLAGLRVGYAIADPEVITALGKVHVPFSVSSVAQAAALASLDAGDQLLVRTDAVVAERARVTTRLREAGYRVPDSQANFVWLDLGAASSEFARACVDAGVVVRPFAGDGVRVTVTNTDEVDVFLRFAESWDGPRS, encoded by the coding sequence GTGAGCCTGCGAATCCGCCCCGATCTGGACGACCTTCCCGTGTACGTGCCGGGCAAGACGTTTCCGGGAGCGGTGAAGCTCGCGAGCAACGAGGTCACCGAGGGTCCGCTGCCGAGCGTCATCGACGCCATCGCCGCCGCCGCTGCAGCCGTGAACCGCTACCCCGACAACGGGATGGTCGAGCTGACCGCGGCGCTGGCCAAGAGCCTCGGCGTCACCGAAGACGAGATCCAGGTCGGGTGCGGGTCGGTCATCCTCTGCCAGAACCTCATCCTCGTCACCAGCGGACCGGGCGACGAGGTGGTCTTCGGGTGGCGGTCCTTCGAGACCTACCCCCTCGCGACCCGCGTCGCGGGCGCGACACCGGTGCAGGTCCCGCTCACCGGCGACCTGACCTACGATCTGCGCGCGATGGCCGAGGCGGTCACCGACCGCACGCGGCTGATCTTCGTGTGCAACCCGAACAACCCGACCGGGACCGTGGTCGAGGCGGCCGACCTCCGTGACTTCCTGCAGCGCGTGCCGTCGGATGTCGTCGTCGCACTCGACGAGGCGTACTTCGAGTACCTGCGCCTGCCGTCGAACCAGGCGTACGACGCGCTCGAACTCCGGCGCGAGTTCCCCAACCTGGTGGTGCTGCGCACCTTCTCCAAGGCGTACGGACTGGCCGGCCTGCGCGTGGGCTATGCGATCGCCGACCCGGAGGTCATCACGGCTCTGGGAAAGGTCCACGTCCCGTTCTCGGTCAGCAGCGTCGCGCAGGCCGCGGCGCTGGCCAGCCTCGATGCCGGCGACCAGCTACTGGTCCGCACGGACGCGGTCGTCGCCGAACGCGCCCGCGTCACCACCCGACTGCGCGAGGCCGGATACCGGGTGCCCGACTCGCAGGCCAACTTCGTGTGGCTCGACCTGGGCGCGGCGTCGTCGGAGTTCGCACGCGCCTGCGTCGACGCCGGGGTGGTGGTCCGCCCCTTCGCCGGTGACGGCGTGCGGGTGACCGTCACGAACACCGACGAGGTCGATGTGTTCCTGCGGTTCGCCGAGAGCTGGGACGGGCCCCGGAGCTGA
- a CDS encoding alpha/beta hydrolase, with protein sequence MSRRLIAGLVCLMVGILSTPAIADAAPRQVARIAKSEKLSALRTDIWVFSPAMNERIKLSVLTPVGGSTPRSTVYMLDGAGAEGEVSDWITKGRAGRFFADKNVNVVLPTGGKGTFYTDWQKKDAALGKPMWETFLTKELPPLIDDRFDGNGRNAVIGLSMGGQAAFSLAIRHPEMYTGVASLSGCPPVSGPVNEAYVRTTVGRDGGDATNMWGPFGSAGWRAHDPSLHLDRLRGKNIFISAGSGAIGPLDLQRQIDPDEGPREVVTASSSALELGAYRCSLEFAITLRAAGVPYTDGFRLIGTHTWAYWERDLAVLWPTIGRGL encoded by the coding sequence ATGTCGAGGCGGTTGATCGCGGGCCTGGTGTGCCTGATGGTGGGGATTCTGTCGACCCCGGCCATCGCCGACGCTGCTCCCAGACAGGTGGCGCGGATCGCCAAGTCCGAGAAGCTGAGTGCACTGCGTACCGACATCTGGGTGTTCTCGCCGGCGATGAACGAGCGGATCAAGCTGTCGGTGCTCACCCCGGTCGGCGGCTCGACGCCGCGCTCGACGGTCTACATGCTCGACGGCGCGGGTGCCGAGGGCGAGGTCAGCGACTGGATCACCAAGGGCCGGGCCGGTCGCTTCTTCGCCGACAAGAACGTCAACGTCGTGCTCCCCACCGGCGGCAAGGGCACGTTCTACACCGACTGGCAGAAGAAAGACGCGGCACTCGGCAAGCCGATGTGGGAGACCTTCCTCACCAAAGAGCTGCCCCCGCTGATCGACGACAGATTCGACGGCAACGGACGCAATGCGGTCATCGGCTTGTCGATGGGCGGGCAGGCCGCCTTCTCACTGGCCATCCGCCATCCCGAGATGTACACCGGGGTCGCCTCGCTCAGCGGCTGCCCGCCGGTGTCCGGACCGGTCAATGAGGCGTATGTCCGGACCACCGTCGGCCGCGACGGCGGTGACGCGACCAACATGTGGGGCCCGTTCGGTTCCGCGGGCTGGCGCGCGCACGATCCGAGCCTCCATCTGGACCGGCTGCGGGGCAAGAACATCTTCATCTCGGCCGGGTCGGGTGCCATCGGACCTCTCGACCTGCAGCGGCAGATCGACCCGGACGAAGGTCCGCGCGAGGTCGTGACCGCGTCGTCGTCGGCGCTCGAACTGGGCGCCTACCGGTGCTCGCTCGAGTTCGCCATCACGCTGCGCGCCGCGGGGGTGCCCTACACCGACGGATTCCGCCTCATCGGAACCCACACCTGGGCGTACTGGGAGCGCGACCTCGCGGTCCTCTGGCCGACCATCGGTCGCGGGCTCTAG
- a CDS encoding MspA family porin, producing the protein MTAPQRHTARTRILAATTALACAALVPALTAAPAQADTVVELPGQSVTKTLKDGTTVTITRSNESARITPSMGSTPLHRNAWVSGKYVVSTSDKAAKIGVGAGYIVGCQLTLGGNSNSRAGASAPNYDLQSATATAETGAGVTIGPGQAVNYVINDREYKDAFGAAGHSSSISFAGGKGTLAYTNETMMVNGCAGYAQARSYAKVSVTTDNVSQSIAVYGKPFSLG; encoded by the coding sequence ATGACCGCCCCCCAGCGCCACACCGCGCGCACCCGTATCCTCGCGGCCACAACCGCACTCGCCTGCGCGGCACTGGTACCCGCGTTGACCGCGGCACCCGCACAGGCCGACACCGTCGTCGAACTCCCCGGTCAATCCGTCACGAAGACGTTGAAAGACGGTACGACAGTGACCATCACGCGCAGCAACGAATCCGCGCGGATCACCCCGTCGATGGGCAGCACGCCCCTGCACCGCAATGCGTGGGTGTCCGGCAAGTACGTGGTGTCGACGTCCGACAAGGCGGCGAAGATCGGCGTCGGGGCGGGCTACATCGTCGGCTGCCAGCTCACGCTCGGCGGTAACTCGAACAGCCGGGCCGGCGCTTCCGCGCCCAACTACGACCTCCAGAGCGCGACCGCGACTGCCGAGACCGGCGCCGGCGTGACCATCGGCCCCGGCCAGGCCGTCAACTACGTGATCAACGACCGCGAGTACAAGGACGCGTTCGGCGCGGCCGGCCACTCGTCGTCGATCAGCTTCGCCGGCGGCAAGGGAACTCTCGCCTACACCAACGAGACCATGATGGTGAACGGCTGCGCCGGCTACGCACAGGCCCGGTCGTACGCCAAGGTGAGCGTCACGACCGACAACGTGTCGCAGTCGATCGCCGTGTACGGGAAACCGTTCAGCCTGGGCTGA
- a CDS encoding acyl-CoA thioesterase — protein MPSSRSVHHQLPGPDETAPAEGLGPKDFAFVAEVGVRWSDMDAFGHINHARMVTLMEEARIAWLLSAGEDYAPLITSAMIVHVDIRYQAQLRHDDSPLRIGMWIKGFRSVDFTIGYEIRGAGAEPAGRPACVASTQMAVVDIEKHTLRRLTPSEKSYLSAASRRLVAGG, from the coding sequence ATGCCCAGTTCACGTTCTGTTCACCATCAACTCCCCGGACCGGACGAGACAGCGCCGGCCGAGGGACTCGGCCCGAAGGACTTCGCCTTCGTCGCCGAAGTCGGGGTGCGGTGGTCGGACATGGACGCCTTCGGCCACATCAACCACGCACGGATGGTCACGCTGATGGAAGAGGCGCGCATCGCGTGGCTGTTGAGCGCCGGCGAGGACTACGCCCCCCTGATCACGAGCGCGATGATCGTGCACGTCGACATCCGGTATCAGGCCCAGCTGCGCCACGACGATTCGCCGTTGCGAATCGGGATGTGGATCAAAGGTTTTCGTTCCGTGGACTTCACCATCGGATACGAGATCCGCGGCGCCGGAGCCGAACCCGCCGGCCGGCCGGCGTGCGTGGCGAGCACCCAGATGGCCGTCGTCGACATCGAGAAGCACACCCTGCGGCGGCTGACACCCTCCGAGAAGAGTTACCTCAGCGCCGCCTCACGACGGCTCGTAGCGGGCGGGTAG
- a CDS encoding CsbD family protein, translating to MGTTDDAKNKAEELKGRGKEAAGSLTDDQDLKNEGKGDQAQAQGKQKVTEAADAVKGKIDDVKNKLTGH from the coding sequence ATGGGAACCACGGACGACGCCAAGAACAAGGCCGAAGAGCTCAAGGGTCGCGGCAAGGAAGCCGCGGGCAGCCTCACCGACGATCAGGACCTCAAGAACGAGGGCAAGGGCGACCAGGCGCAGGCCCAGGGCAAGCAGAAGGTCACCGAGGCCGCCGATGCCGTCAAGGGCAAGATCGACGACGTCAAGAACAAGCTGACCGGCCACTAG
- a CDS encoding prephenate dehydrogenase produces MTAAPSSPALTLPRPVCVLGLGLIGGSLVRALHDAGHEAFGYNRSTATVDAATRDGYDASSDLVATLGRAASSDALVVLATPVTTIEPLVTAIAEHAPEVLVTDVISVKQEVARVLAHLHPGGRYVGGHPMAGTSSSGWAATDATLFDGAMWAVTTTDDTPSDDWLTVAALAVAVGSRVVPVAPDAHDRAVAAISHLPHLTAAATAAVGAGESDLALRLAAGSFRDGTRVAGTAPALQRAMIEANGIAVLNVLSETIDRLIAVRDELRDHGTVEVLVDDGHRARAAYEQLHSGTAEVISGVTVGDDGWQQELRRQAHQGRVWVG; encoded by the coding sequence GTGACTGCCGCGCCGTCGTCCCCCGCTCTCACCCTCCCCCGACCGGTATGCGTGCTGGGCCTGGGCCTGATCGGCGGCTCGCTCGTGCGGGCCCTGCACGACGCCGGACACGAGGCGTTCGGCTACAACCGGTCGACGGCGACCGTCGATGCCGCCACGCGCGACGGATACGACGCGTCCTCGGATCTCGTTGCGACACTTGGCCGCGCGGCGTCGTCGGACGCACTGGTCGTGCTGGCGACACCCGTGACGACGATCGAGCCGCTGGTGACCGCCATCGCCGAGCACGCCCCCGAGGTCCTTGTCACCGACGTCATCAGCGTCAAGCAGGAAGTCGCGCGCGTCCTCGCCCACCTGCATCCCGGTGGGCGGTATGTGGGCGGTCATCCGATGGCGGGGACCAGCTCGTCGGGCTGGGCAGCAACCGACGCGACCCTCTTCGACGGAGCCATGTGGGCCGTCACCACAACAGACGACACCCCGTCCGACGACTGGCTCACGGTGGCCGCGCTCGCCGTGGCCGTCGGCTCACGGGTGGTGCCGGTCGCCCCCGATGCGCATGATCGGGCGGTCGCGGCGATCTCCCATCTACCGCACCTGACCGCCGCGGCAACGGCCGCCGTCGGGGCCGGTGAGAGCGACCTCGCGCTGCGCCTGGCGGCCGGTAGCTTCCGCGACGGCACCCGGGTCGCCGGCACGGCACCCGCCCTGCAGCGGGCGATGATCGAGGCCAACGGCATCGCCGTGCTCAACGTCCTCAGCGAGACCATCGACCGCCTCATCGCCGTGCGCGACGAACTGCGCGACCACGGAACCGTCGAAGTGCTCGTCGACGACGGACACCGCGCCCGGGCTGCGTACGAGCAGCTGCACTCCGGGACCGCGGAGGTCATCTCCGGGGTGACCGTCGGCGACGACGGCTGGCAGCAGGAACTCCGCCGTCAGGCCCACCAGGGCCGGGTGTGGGTGGGCTGA
- a CDS encoding putative glycolipid-binding domain-containing protein: MLTWRGEDTDRLEQVRLVVSGARLKAYGRIIAAATADHEAFSASYELQTTDAGVVKRLTVHLVRADGETQFGITRDDEGTWLIRRPDGETTRSDFDGAEDVDLALSPMFNSLPIRRRGLSASTPTTVEVPVAYMYLPSGDVKPATMSYTPGKDGFRVVSPLATTTITVDENNFVVDYPGLARRV; the protein is encoded by the coding sequence ATGCTCACGTGGCGGGGCGAAGACACCGATCGACTCGAACAGGTCCGCCTGGTCGTGTCCGGCGCGCGCCTCAAGGCATACGGACGGATCATCGCCGCGGCGACCGCCGACCACGAGGCGTTCTCCGCGTCCTATGAGCTGCAGACCACCGACGCCGGTGTGGTCAAGCGGCTGACCGTGCACCTGGTGCGCGCGGACGGGGAGACGCAGTTCGGCATCACCCGCGACGACGAGGGCACGTGGCTGATCCGACGCCCCGACGGCGAGACCACCCGCTCTGATTTCGACGGCGCCGAAGACGTGGACCTCGCGCTGTCGCCCATGTTCAACTCTCTGCCGATCCGACGCCGCGGCCTGTCGGCGTCGACGCCCACAACGGTCGAGGTCCCGGTCGCCTACATGTATCTGCCCAGCGGCGACGTGAAGCCGGCGACAATGTCGTACACCCCGGGCAAAGACGGATTCCGCGTGGTGTCGCCGCTCGCGACGACGACGATCACGGTCGACGAGAACAACTTCGTCGTCGACTATCCGGGTCTCGCGCGGCGCGTCTGA